The region AGCGCAACGATGCGACATTGCATGGCGATGAAGCATGAACTACACATGGGATGCAATGGACAAGTGTTGTACCGGCTGATCACACGATGCAATCACTTCTTGCGCACCGCAAGCATAGCGATGCAACGTTGCATTGCGGCGAAAAACACGCTAGACTCAACCGACAAGCGGTATCCAACCCACCAGTCACGAAGCACGCCGCAACACGACATGTGCAACCTGGGGCAGTCCGATCTACACAAATCGAGCACCCTCCCCAACGATCTCCTCATAGCACACCCGACGCACTGGGTCCGGGAGAAGCCAAGACAGGCCCAACACACGGCACATCCTTTTCCGATGCACCGCAAAGCACAGCGATGCAACATTGCATGGCGACGAACAAGGTGCAACCGACAAGCGGTGTCCAACCTAGCATCCACGAAGCACGTCCCAACACGACATCAAGAAAACTGGTGTATGCCGACCCAGGAAACTATGACTCACACGAACCAAGTACCTTCCCCGACAATCCCCTCACCGGGTGCACCTGGCGTTCCAGACTTAAGAAATGCCGAGACAACATAAGCTGAGCAACCGACCTCCCCATCGATCCTGCACCCCATCGATCCTGCACCCCACAATGCCATTCCAAACATACCGAGCAACCACCTCACCTCAACAACCTACGGGCACACCTCGAGCACTAGACTCGAAAAATGCTGACCGAGAACCTGCCTCTGAGCGATCCTTAGGTCAGGCCGACATTTGCTCTTACCCAACATAGGAAACACATACACATTGCCAAAGCATAATACACTACACAAAGCCCCCCGCAAACATCAGTGGTCCATAGGTCATAGACCCCCGGAGCCGACGTGGTGGTGAGGCATGGGATTACGCAATCCAATAGGGAGGAGGGCGCCAAACATGCAGCATGGCACGACATGGCGCGGGTGGATCAAATGACATGGGTACACGAGCAGGTGGGTACTCGAACATCCTTTATAAAGTACTAATGTAAAGATTGAGGTGGGAGATCCGAAAATCCatctctgcacccgagctcatctgcacccatGCTGacgaaaaaaaatactagaaaaattcaaaaaagaatCAATTTTTTTGTGAGGTACACAATTTGATTCGTGAGACCCGCTCCAATTTTcaagtcatttggacatctgaggagctcttagcaaaaaagacaaattgaagttctgtaaaaatgtttactgttgatGTACTATTTTGGTTcgttttgtcttttttgctgagggctcctcagatgtccaaatgacttgaaatttgGAGCTGGCCTCACGCATTAAATTGTCTACTGCAcaaaaaaaaagaattttttgaatttattttttacgattttttttctaaccgggtgcagatgagcctgggcaccgaaacACCCTACTTGTGGGAGATCCCCCTTCGTTTGGAAATTCAAAAAAGTCAAAATTGCATTATGAGGATCATAAAGAAAAAGTGACATGTGTTGTGCTCTGGATGCCTTGATGGATAACGTGTCACATTTGGGTTGGGTCTGTACATTAATATGTTTTAGGGTATAGTAAATTGACCAGGTTCAGAGAATGACTAGTTTTAGCATCTGACAACCGAAACATTTGAGTACCTTTCAGCAAAGAAACGGTCGTTTGACGTTTGCACATATCACCAATTTTTCCATATCATTTATATCTGGTTGACGATGATGTAGTGTAACAGGCGTTTCCAGGCGCGCGCTGCCTCAACGCGGTTCTCTCTTAGCACCTGATTGATTCAGTCAATTCATGTATCTTACGTGCTTTCGGACCATGACGGCTTTGACGAGCGAACGCAATTATCCGGCGACCACGAGTCTCAGCCAGTTTAGGAGGCAAGTTTGAATTCTTATTGCCTCCACGCCGAACAAATAGCTCACCTAATCCCTCAAACTTTGGCCTGCACCTGCACGTAATCGTATGCATCACTCTCTTGGTGTGATGATGTGACAATAATCACAGGATAAACCTTTTGCAGTTATTTCCCGGCAACACACCAAAAAGACCACCGCAGCATGATGTGCCTGTGCTTGACCAAGTACGTACGAACAAGTGTCGCCGGCTCATCGCATGCACATCACAGGATCTCCCGTATATAACCCTGAACATTTCATTACATATTCCATTCTTGTTTACTGCATCGATCGTCTAGCTCGAGACACCGTGTGTGCAAATGGCGTCGCTCGCTGTGCTCCTCCTGATCCTTTCTGCAGCTCGGGCCTCCAATGCTGCCGCCGTCCGCGTCGGGCTGACGCGCATCCACTCCAACCCCGATGTCTCCGCCACAGAGTTCGTGCGTGACGCCCTGCGCCGGGACATGCACAGGCACGCCCGGTTCGCCCGGGAGCTCGCGTCTTCGGGCGGCCGCACCGTCGCCGCGTCAACCCGGAAGGACCTGCCGAACGGCGGGGACTACATCATGACGCTGTCCATCGGCACGCCGCCACTGTCCTACCCGGCCATCGCCGACACGGGCAGCGACCTCATCTGGACGCAGTGCGCGCCCTGCGGCAGCCAGTGCTTCAAGCAGGCCGGGCAGCTGTACAACCCATCCAGCTCCACCACCTTCGGCGTGCTCCCCTGCAACAGCTCCGTGAGCATGTGCGCCGCGCTGGCTGGGCCGAGCCCGCCGCCTGGGTGCTCCTGCATGTACAACCAGACGTACGGCACAGGGTGGACGGCGGGCATCCAGAGCGTGGAGACGTTCACGTTCGGCTCCACGCCCGCGGACCAGACCCGCGTCCCCGGCATCGCCTTCGGCTGCAGCAACGCCAGCAGCGACGACTGGAACGGCTCAGCCGGCCTCGTCGGGCTGGGCAGGGGAAGCATGTCGCTCGTCTCGCAGCTCGGCGCCGGCATGTTCTCGTACTGCCTCACGCGATTCCAGGACTCCAACAGCACGAGCACGCTCCTCCTGGGGCCGTCGGCAGCGCTCAACGGCACCGGGGTTCGTACGACGCCGTTCGTGGCCAGCCCATCGAAGGCGCCCATGAGCACGTACTACTACCTGAACCTGACGGGCATATCGGTCGGCACGACGGCGCTGTCCATCCCTCCCAACGCGTTCGCCCTGAGGACCGACGGCACCGGCGGGCTCATCGTCGACTCCGGCACGACGATCACGTCGCTCATCGACGCGGCGTACCAGCAAGTCCGTGCCGCGATTGAGTCCCTAGTGACGCTGCCGGTGGCCGACGGGTCGGACTCCACGGGGCTGGACCTGTGCTTCGCGCTGACGTCCGAGACGTCGACGCCGCCGACCATGCCGAGCATGACGCTCCACTTCGACGGCGCGGACATGGTGCTGCCGGTGGAGAACTACATGATCTTGGGCTCcagggtgtggtgcctggcaatgcGGAACCAGACTGTTGGCGCAATGAGCACGCTCGGCAACTACCAGCAGCAGAACGTTCACCTACTCTACGACATCCACAAGGAGACGCTGTCGTTCGCTCCGGCCAAATGCAGCACGCTCTGAAGACAAATGTTCTAATATATGTGTACATGCATGTCTGGCTTCCTAGGTGTTTTTCACAGTTTTGTATAGTTTCGattctttattctttttttttccGTTGAGTTCAGATTGTAAATTGTATGCTTAACATTTATTTGCGGGGAGGCTGCCTAGTGCCCGCCCGACATAGATATTGATCCCACTCACCTTCATGCCTCTCATAAAACAGAACTAGAAAAATGGCTTTCTAATTCAAAATGGACTAAGATTCTTAAAATCTCATCAATTGATACTAATCTCAGTCAGTAGAAAATTTCAGTAAACatataaggccctgtttggttcggctgtggatttctaaaagcagctgtgaaaaatctgcTGTGGAAAAACAGTTGTGGAAAATCTGATTTGAAAAAGATataggtcatttggcaaaccagctgatacaactttttcagattttggcccgcagcggaatcagattttggaaagcacgtcctgggctgcttccgcttttggttcagattttggcagcagatttctggaatcggattctgctgggttcgctctttggttcagattctgctgcaCGGCAGCGGAATCCGTtgataaaagctgaaccaaacagggcctaagtaGATGGCTTTCTCAACCATTTTAGCTGTATGTAAGTCGCCTGATTTTCAAATTTGGGTAAATCAATTTTCTGACCGTTGATTCTTTTGTCAAGATTTGTGTTGCTTTGTTTTCTTGTGTTGTTTCACAGCTTTTTAGGCTGACTTTAGACTTGCTCGGGTAAGGCAAATTTTCCTTAGAATTGATTTTGACATGCCCCTGTTTTGATAAGTTGatttttccttatgctgaatttTTTATTTGGCTTGTTTGGGGTAAGTCTGAAATTTTTATTGGGCTTGAAGCTTGTTACtcattgcatgtttttttgtttgtatgtgttttttcttttacttttctttatatttttagttgagttttcttttttaCATTGGTATTCTTGCCATGCGTATTTTTGGCATCAACTTAGATATATTTAAGTCGCCTAAAAAGTTATTATCAGACACTTGGTATTTTTGCCGTTGATTTCtgcttttttctgttctgttttgtgatTTGTTTTGGGCTTTCTTTTACTGACCACATATTTGGGTTAGTCAATTCCTGTGCGAGCAAACTCTCCCCTCTCCCCCTTTGCTCTTTTCAGTTTTTAGATTTTGTTTCTTTGTTTTACTCTATTAGtcagttttgtttttcttttgtggGTATTTTTTGGATGTTGGATGAGCGTAAATGTATAGACACAtatactataaaatatttaaatatatgcaaaaattgcactattatattattattattctttGCATACTTTAGAAAGTGAAATTTCACATTCGCAAAAAAGTGAAATTTCAGCAAAGTTGTGTGCGagtttttttatataatttttgtcatTTTCTTTGTTCTTGAAAGGTAACACAATGGCACTAGTTCATTGTTTCTTATAAAACTTTATTATTTTCATTGTTCTTGGAGGTGTGAATCCTGACGCGGCCATGTCGCCTCGCTGTTGCGTGGTGCCTATCAGTGTCGTAGATGTATTTGTTGTAGCGGCCTGCGGCTCGGAGACTGAGAGGTGTGGGGCGACGAGCCCATGCGCTTGTTATTGTTGAGGTCGCTGCGGGTGGTACCTGGCCCATCGAGCCCGTGGTCGTGCCCACTATTACGGTCATTATTACTTGTTGTAGTGATACTGCCTATAGGGCTCAGTCTGGGAGGCCTCCCCAGAGTTCGGTTGGCTGTCCCCAGTTCTTCGGATGACTTCGACTTGCTGCAAGAGCCTAAGTCTGTGGCTTCTAGAATAGTAGGCAGCCCCATGTTTTCGTCATCGCTGATGAGGGAGATCAACTTATAGTTGCTGCTCTTGTTGTCCGAGATCAACACGACACCGACCTTGTCGGTGCTACCGTCGGAGGTGATCCCGTCGATGACGCGGTCTTCCAGCATGTGGGTGATGaggaagttgatgtagatcatcgcGACGAGTTGTGAGGTGGGGCGAGTTGGTGGAGACTTGTGAGGTCGGTGCAACCTCTAGCCCTCGACGCCCAGGAGGTGGGTGCCAGTGCCATTGGGGCGCCTTCGCCTTCGGAGCCAGAGGGTAGTGGTGAGGGCGTTGAGTATCCCGACCTATCTGACCAGACGTTGGCCTCTTGGCCTATCTGGTCGTGCAGGTGTTCGAGGATATCCTGCTGGTACACGGCTCCAGAGTTCCGAAGCCTGAACGGGTATGTTGGACCCGCAGTTGGTGGCGAAGTTGCCATGGTAGCCGATGGAGATGCCTGTGTGATATGCTGGATCGGCGACAGACACATACGAAGGTTGTCGTAGTTGTTGACGCTGACCACGGTACCCAAGTAGATCTTGTGTACAGGGTTGGCCGGTGGGTTGATGTTAACCTGGCCTGCCCCGTCGATAGTGAAGGTGAGGGAGTCAAAGGTGAGGCTCTGCCCCACCCCCCAGGAGCCTTTCGGGGGCAGGGAAGATCCGATCTGAGATCGATCTCCAGCCCATGCGCGGCCGTGCCTAGCGTGCCAATTGACGTTGCATAAAACCGTCAGATACCTCGGTAGGGGCCAAGTGCAGCTGGAAGTCTCAGATCGGAGGTCGCACAGGGATTTTATCCAGGTTCGAGCCTCTGTAGAGTAATAAACTACATCCTGCTTGTTTTTGTTATTCATGATGGAGGGATAACTCATGCGGAGGGTTACAATGATGTATGAGATTGCTACAAGAGTTTTTCTAACAGAGGATAGATGGGGAAGAGAGCCATCTAGCCTCCCCTTATATACACGATGGAGACTATGGTTTTACAGGGGGGAGATGCGATCTAGGTCACCGCCGTCCCTTTGCTTGGGAGGCAAGATGGTCATCAGGTGGCAATCTCCTTGTTGGGACTCCCTCCCATCGTAGGGCCTTGTGGGCCCCTTAGTGAGCCTCTCACCGGGCTCCCCTCGGTGAGCCACCTGTAACGCCCCAGCCACAGCCTCCGGTTCCCGCTGTTATGCCTGGAGGGATCTAGACTATCCCCACAGACCAACACTAGTCTTTCCTGAATAATTTGTCCTCACTCCTGTGCACCCGGGACCAACTTTTCGGccggtctgaaggaaatatgcccttgaggcaataataaagttgttattttatatttccttattcatgataaatttttattattcatgctataattgtattgatcagaaacttaaatacatgtgtgaatacataaacaaataccatgtccctagtaagcctctacaagactagctcgttgatcaaagatggttaaggtttcctaaccatagacatgtgttgtcatttgataataggatcacatcattaggagaatgatgtgatggacaagacccatttgttagcttagcatttgaccatttagtttattgctattgctttcttcgtgtcaaatacatattccttcgactatgcgatcgtacaactcccggataccagaggaataccttgtgcgctatcaaacgtcacaatgtaactgggtgatcaggaagatgctctacaggtatctctgaaggtgtctcttgagtatcggagaggtatctctgggccctctcggtaatacaaatcataagaagccttgcaagcaaagaactaaggagttagttacgagatgatgtattatggaacgagtaaagagacttgccggtaacgagattgaactaggtatgcagataccgatgatcaaatctcaggcaagtaacatactgacaaacaaagggaattgtgtatgttgtcataaaggttcgaccgataaagatcttctagaatatgtaggaaccaatatgggcatccaggtcccgctattggttattgaccggagaagagtctcggtcttgtctacgtcattctcgaacccgtagggtccccacgcttaacattcgttgatgatataatattatatgagttatgtatgttggtgactgaatgttgttcggagtcccggatgagatcacggacatgacgaggagctccggaatggtctaaaggtaaagattgatatatggataATAGTGTTAGATCTTCAAAAAGGTTccgaaattcaccggaaggggttccggatgtttcccgaaatgtttgggtacaagaacactttatttgggccaaaggagaaagcccacgaggcttttggaaagtgcaatagggagttttgcggagaccagaggtcaTACGCCAGGGACccaggcgtctagccctggagttcgagaaggactcttgcctttcgggcaaaatcgactttgaggaggcttttactccaagtttcgaccctaggGCTCAACATATGAATGGAGAGGTGATGTCTGATTGAACTACGTcactatttccccaaagaggaagggatgatgcagcacagcaattgtaggtatttccctcagtgatgagaccaaggttatcgaaccagtaggagaaccacgcaacaccatgtaaacagctcctgcacacaaagaacaaatacttgcaacccgacgtgttaaagggttgccaatccctttcaggtaacggcgCCAGATTTTGgcacgtggacgggagaaagttgtaatagattgaataaacagATCACGaataaaataaaatgcagcaaagtatttttgtgtttttggattaaCAGATCCGAAAATAAAAGCAAatcaaaatagatctcgaaggcaaatataataaagaagagacccgggggc is a window of Triticum dicoccoides isolate Atlit2015 ecotype Zavitan chromosome 2B, WEW_v2.0, whole genome shotgun sequence DNA encoding:
- the LOC119367657 gene encoding aspartic proteinase nepenthesin-1-like, yielding MASLAVLLLILSAARASNAAAVRVGLTRIHSNPDVSATEFVRDALRRDMHRHARFARELASSGGRTVAASTRKDLPNGGDYIMTLSIGTPPLSYPAIADTGSDLIWTQCAPCGSQCFKQAGQLYNPSSSTTFGVLPCNSSVSMCAALAGPSPPPGCSCMYNQTYGTGWTAGIQSVETFTFGSTPADQTRVPGIAFGCSNASSDDWNGSAGLVGLGRGSMSLVSQLGAGMFSYCLTRFQDSNSTSTLLLGPSAALNGTGVRTTPFVASPSKAPMSTYYYLNLTGISVGTTALSIPPNAFALRTDGTGGLIVDSGTTITSLIDAAYQQVRAAIESLVTLPVADGSDSTGLDLCFALTSETSTPPTMPSMTLHFDGADMVLPVENYMILGSRVWCLAMRNQTVGAMSTLGNYQQQNVHLLYDIHKETLSFAPAKCSTL